A stretch of the Azorhizobium caulinodans ORS 571 genome encodes the following:
- a CDS encoding FAD-dependent monooxygenase — MIDEKFDAIVVGAGMAGNAATLTLARRGLKVLQLERGEYSGSKNVQGAILYADMLEKLVPDFREDAPLERHLVEQRFWMLDDRSHVGLHYRSEDFNEEKPNRYTIIRAQFDKWFSSKVKEAGATVLCETTVTELVQDAYGKVIGVKTDRSGGQIHADVVVLAEGVNGLLGTKAHLRERPKPEHVALAVKEMHFLPRETIEARFNLQGDEGVVIEAAGTISRGMTGMGFIYANKECISLGIGCLVSDFQKTGETPYGLLERFKSHPSVAPLIEGSEVKEYAAHLIPEGGFKAIPQLFGDGWVVVGDAAQLNNAVHREGSNLAMTSGRIAAEAIFQVKSRREPMSAKNLSLYKTMLEESFVLKDMKKYKDLPALLHINSQNFFLTYPQLVSKAMQNFVRVDGTPKVEKEKRTLRAFVEARSWFGLFGDAFRFARAWR, encoded by the coding sequence ATGATTGATGAGAAGTTCGACGCCATCGTCGTCGGCGCGGGCATGGCGGGCAACGCCGCCACGCTCACCCTCGCCCGGCGCGGCCTGAAGGTGCTGCAACTGGAGCGGGGCGAATATTCCGGCTCCAAGAATGTGCAGGGCGCCATTCTCTATGCGGACATGCTGGAGAAGCTGGTCCCCGATTTCCGCGAGGACGCGCCGCTGGAGCGCCATCTCGTGGAACAGCGCTTCTGGATGCTGGACGACCGCTCCCATGTGGGCCTCCACTATCGCTCGGAGGACTTCAACGAGGAGAAGCCGAACCGCTACACCATCATCCGCGCCCAGTTCGACAAGTGGTTCTCCTCCAAGGTGAAGGAGGCCGGCGCCACGGTGCTGTGCGAGACCACGGTGACGGAACTGGTGCAGGATGCCTATGGCAAGGTGATCGGGGTCAAGACCGATCGCTCCGGTGGCCAGATCCATGCGGATGTGGTGGTGCTGGCGGAAGGCGTGAACGGCCTGCTCGGCACCAAGGCGCACCTGCGCGAACGGCCGAAGCCCGAGCATGTGGCGCTGGCGGTGAAGGAGATGCATTTCCTGCCCCGCGAGACCATCGAAGCCCGCTTCAACCTCCAGGGCGACGAGGGGGTGGTCATCGAGGCCGCCGGCACCATCTCCCGCGGCATGACGGGCATGGGCTTCATCTATGCCAACAAGGAATGCATCTCGCTGGGCATCGGCTGCCTCGTCTCCGATTTCCAGAAGACCGGCGAGACGCCCTATGGCCTGCTGGAGCGCTTCAAGAGCCACCCCTCCGTCGCGCCGCTCATCGAGGGGTCGGAAGTGAAGGAATATGCCGCGCACCTCATTCCCGAGGGTGGATTCAAGGCCATTCCCCAGCTCTTCGGCGACGGCTGGGTGGTGGTGGGCGATGCCGCCCAGCTCAACAATGCCGTCCATCGCGAGGGGTCGAACCTCGCCATGACCTCGGGCCGGATCGCGGCGGAAGCCATCTTCCAGGTGAAATCCCGCCGCGAGCCCATGAGCGCGAAGAACCTCTCGCTCTACAAGACCATGCTGGAAGAGAGCTTCGTCCTGAAGGACATGAAGAAGTACAAGGACCTTCCGGCCCTGCTTCACATCAATTCGCAGAACTTCTTCCTCACCTATCCGCAGCTGGTCTCCAAGGCCATGCAGAACTTCGTGCGGGTGGATGGCACGCCCAAGGTCGAGAAGGAGAAGCGGACGCTGCGTGCCTTCGTGGAGGCCCGCTCCTGGTTCGGCCTGTTCGGCGATGCCTTCCGCTTCGCCCGCGCGTGGCGGTGA
- a CDS encoding CCE_0567 family metalloprotein: MSDIETLKAEIKKLSAKSVNAKMNLHDLSEDLPTNWQSILEVAQETYNTFKTLEDARKKLKELEAGAAA; this comes from the coding sequence ATGTCCGACATCGAGACCCTCAAGGCCGAGATCAAGAAGCTCTCTGCCAAGTCGGTGAATGCCAAGATGAACCTGCACGACCTCTCCGAGGACCTGCCCACCAATTGGCAGAGCATCCTCGAGGTGGCGCAGGAGACCTACAACACCTTCAAGACGCTGGAAGACGCCCGCAAGAAGCTCAAGGAACTGGAAGCCGGTGCCGCGGCCTGA
- a CDS encoding electron transfer flavoprotein subunit alpha/FixB family protein, whose product MSEPTKAPAASAGSRAATKKELPEHFKAYKHVWVFIEQERGQVHPVSWELMGAGRKLADKLKVELAAIVLGPDDEATQHAAAEAFSYGADLTYVVADPLLTDYRNEAYTKALTDVVNTYKPEILLLGATTLGRDLAGSVATTLLTGLTADCTELDVDADGSLAATRPTFGGSLLCTIYTLNYRPQMATVRPRVMPMPEREEKPIGRIITHPLGMVEDDIVTKILSFLPDRDSAKSNLAYADVVVAGGLGLGSPENFQLVRQLAGVLGAEYGCSRPLVQKGWVTSDRQIGQTGKTIRPKLYIAAGISGAIQHRVGVEGADMIVAINTDKNAPIFDFAHVGIVTDAIRLLPALTEAFRARLSPHSRDRIAS is encoded by the coding sequence ATGAGCGAACCCACCAAAGCACCCGCCGCGTCCGCCGGAAGTCGCGCCGCGACGAAGAAGGAACTGCCCGAGCACTTCAAGGCCTATAAGCACGTCTGGGTGTTCATCGAGCAGGAACGCGGACAGGTCCATCCGGTCTCGTGGGAGCTGATGGGCGCCGGCCGCAAGCTCGCCGACAAGCTCAAGGTGGAGCTGGCGGCCATCGTGCTGGGGCCGGACGACGAGGCGACGCAGCACGCCGCCGCCGAAGCCTTCAGCTATGGCGCCGACCTCACTTATGTGGTGGCCGATCCCCTGCTCACCGACTATCGCAACGAGGCCTATACCAAGGCCCTCACCGATGTTGTGAACACTTACAAGCCAGAGATCCTGCTGCTGGGTGCGACCACGCTCGGCCGTGACCTTGCCGGCTCGGTCGCCACCACGCTGCTCACCGGCCTCACCGCTGACTGCACGGAGCTCGACGTGGATGCGGACGGCTCGCTCGCCGCCACCCGCCCCACCTTCGGTGGCTCCCTGCTTTGCACCATCTACACGCTAAACTACCGGCCGCAGATGGCGACGGTGCGTCCGCGCGTGATGCCCATGCCTGAACGCGAGGAAAAGCCCATCGGCCGCATCATCACCCACCCGCTGGGGATGGTGGAGGACGATATCGTCACCAAGATCCTGTCCTTCCTGCCGGATCGCGATTCCGCCAAGTCCAACCTCGCCTATGCGGACGTGGTGGTGGCGGGCGGCCTCGGCCTCGGCTCGCCGGAGAATTTCCAGCTCGTGCGCCAGCTCGCCGGCGTGCTGGGGGCGGAATATGGCTGCTCCCGCCCGCTGGTGCAGAAGGGCTGGGTCACGTCTGACCGGCAGATCGGCCAGACGGGCAAGACGATCCGGCCCAAGCTCTATATCGCCGCCGGCATTTCGGGCGCCATCCAGCACCGTGTGGGCGTCGAGGGCGCGGACATGATCGTCGCCATCAACACCGACAAGAACGCCCCCATCTTCGATTTCGCCCATGTGGGCATTGTCACCGATGCGATCCGGCTGCTGCCGGCGCTGACCGAAGCCTTCCGCGCCCGCCTCTCCCCCCATTCGCGCGACCGGATCGCCAGCTGA
- a CDS encoding formate dehydrogenase beta subunit produces MSVRIFVPNDATAIACGADKVARAIEAGLAARGIVANIVRNGSRGLFWLEPLVEVETPKGRVGYGPVKPSDVESLLAAGLVHGADHPLSVGLVEEIPFLKKQTRLTFARCGIIDPLSLEEYKAHGGYKGLAKAIEIGPSATVEQVFESGLRGRGGAGFPTGIKWRTVAAAPADQRYIVCNADEGDSGTFADRLIMEADPFCLIEGMTIAGLAVGATKGFVYCRSEYPLSLQVMEKAIAIARTAGLLGKNVAGSQYDFDLEMRMGAGAYVCGEETALLDSLEGKRGVVRAKPPLPAHKGLFGKPTVINNLISLATVPVILEKGGAFYRDFGMGRSRGTMPIQLAGNIKFGGIFETAFGIPLGELVYDIGGGTASGRPVRAVQAGGPLGAYLPVHQFDTPFDYEAFAAKDALIGHGGIVVFDDTVDMAHMARFAMEFCSHESCGKCTPCRIGSTRGVETLDKIIAGNRREANLAVLTDLCQTMKLGSLCALGGFTPYPVLSALTHFPEDFGATPKLPAAAE; encoded by the coding sequence ATGAGCGTGCGCATCTTCGTTCCCAACGACGCCACCGCCATCGCCTGCGGCGCCGACAAGGTGGCCCGCGCCATCGAGGCGGGGCTGGCCGCCCGTGGCATCGTCGCCAACATCGTGCGCAACGGCTCGCGCGGCCTGTTCTGGCTGGAGCCCCTCGTCGAGGTGGAGACACCGAAGGGCCGTGTCGGCTACGGCCCGGTGAAGCCGTCTGACGTGGAGAGCCTGCTGGCCGCCGGCCTCGTCCACGGCGCGGACCATCCGCTGAGCGTCGGCCTCGTGGAGGAAATCCCCTTCCTCAAGAAGCAGACCCGACTCACCTTCGCGCGCTGCGGCATCATCGACCCGCTGTCGCTGGAAGAGTACAAGGCCCACGGCGGCTACAAGGGCCTTGCCAAGGCCATCGAGATCGGCCCCTCGGCCACCGTCGAACAGGTGTTCGAGAGCGGCCTGCGCGGCCGTGGCGGCGCCGGCTTCCCGACAGGCATCAAGTGGCGCACGGTGGCCGCCGCCCCCGCCGACCAGCGCTACATCGTCTGCAATGCGGACGAAGGCGACAGCGGCACCTTCGCCGACCGTCTCATCATGGAGGCGGACCCCTTCTGCCTCATCGAGGGCATGACCATCGCCGGCCTCGCGGTGGGCGCCACCAAGGGCTTCGTCTACTGCCGCTCGGAATATCCGCTTTCGCTGCAGGTGATGGAGAAGGCGATCGCCATCGCCCGCACCGCCGGCCTGCTGGGCAAGAATGTCGCCGGCTCGCAGTATGACTTCGACCTCGAAATGCGCATGGGCGCGGGCGCCTATGTGTGCGGCGAGGAAACGGCGCTGCTCGACAGCCTGGAAGGCAAGCGCGGCGTGGTCCGCGCCAAGCCCCCGCTGCCGGCGCACAAGGGCCTGTTCGGCAAGCCCACCGTCATCAACAACCTGATCTCGCTCGCCACCGTGCCGGTGATCCTGGAGAAGGGCGGCGCCTTCTACCGCGACTTCGGCATGGGCCGGTCGCGCGGCACCATGCCCATCCAGCTTGCCGGTAACATCAAGTTCGGCGGCATCTTCGAGACCGCCTTCGGCATTCCGCTCGGCGAGCTCGTCTATGACATCGGCGGGGGCACCGCCTCCGGTCGCCCAGTGCGCGCGGTGCAGGCAGGCGGCCCGCTCGGCGCCTATCTGCCGGTGCACCAGTTCGACACGCCGTTCGATTACGAGGCCTTCGCGGCCAAGGACGCGCTCATCGGCCATGGCGGCATCGTGGTGTTCGACGACACGGTGGACATGGCCCACATGGCCCGCTTCGCCATGGAGTTCTGCTCCCACGAGAGCTGCGGCAAGTGCACCCCCTGCCGCATCGGCTCCACGCGCGGCGTGGAGACGCTGGACAAGATCATCGCCGGCAACCGGCGGGAGGCGAACCTCGCCGTCCTTACCGACCTTTGCCAGACCATGAAGCTCGGTTCGCTCTGCGCGCTCGGCGGCTTCACGCCCTATCCCGTGCTCAGTGCCCTCACCCATTTCCCGGAAGACTTCGGCGCCACGCCGAAGCTGCCCGCGGCCGCCGAATAG
- a CDS encoding ferredoxin family protein: MADASVRVEDKLFYNRYLVDSGRAHIKVRPHTEPPPALLSMLKLCPARCYELNEAGQVEVTVDGCVECGTCRVIAEPSGDIEWTYPRGGFGVLFKFG, encoded by the coding sequence ATGGCTGACGCATCGGTCCGTGTCGAGGACAAGCTCTTCTACAATCGCTACCTGGTCGATTCCGGCCGGGCCCACATCAAGGTGCGGCCGCACACCGAGCCGCCGCCGGCCCTGCTGAGCATGCTCAAGCTGTGCCCGGCCCGCTGCTACGAACTCAATGAAGCCGGGCAGGTGGAAGTCACCGTGGACGGCTGCGTGGAATGCGGCACCTGCCGCGTCATCGCCGAGCCCTCGGGCGACATAGAATGGACCTATCCGCGCGGCGGCTTCGGCGTGCTGTTCAAGTTCGGCTGA
- a CDS encoding formate dehydrogenase subunit gamma: MAGYEPWSASRAAEIIAEHRHMDGATMPILHAVQETFGFVPDPVVPMIAESLNLSRAEVYGVVTFYHDFRREPPGRHVIKLCAAEACQSMGSEKLARYAEERLGIEMGETSPDGKVTLEPIYCLGLCACAPSAMIDGRLVGRLDEATIDELVAEAGQ, encoded by the coding sequence ATGGCCGGCTACGAACCATGGAGCGCCTCGCGCGCAGCGGAGATCATCGCCGAGCACCGGCACATGGATGGCGCCACCATGCCCATCCTCCACGCGGTGCAGGAGACCTTCGGCTTCGTCCCCGACCCTGTCGTGCCCATGATCGCGGAGAGCCTGAACCTCTCCCGCGCCGAGGTCTATGGCGTCGTCACCTTCTACCATGACTTCCGGCGCGAGCCGCCGGGCCGCCATGTCATCAAGCTCTGCGCGGCCGAAGCCTGCCAGTCCATGGGCTCGGAAAAGCTCGCCCGCTATGCGGAAGAGCGCCTCGGCATCGAGATGGGCGAGACCTCGCCGGACGGAAAGGTGACGCTGGAGCCCATCTACTGCCTCGGCCTGTGCGCCTGCGCCCCCTCGGCCATGATCGACGGCCGCCTCGTCGGTCGGCTCGACGAAGCCACCATCGACGAACTCGTGGCGGAGGCCGGACAATGA
- the fdhF gene encoding formate dehydrogenase subunit alpha has translation MSLVHEIDYGTPASKSEKLVTLTIDGMKVQVPEGTSIMRAAMEVGNQIPKLCATDMLDAFGSCRLCLVEIEGRNGTPASCTTPVADGIVVKTQTERLKQIRKGVMELYISDHPLDCLTCSANGDCELQDMAGVVGLREVRYGYEGENHTKLGKDESNPYFTYEQSKCIVCNRCVRACEEVQGTFALTISGRGFGSRVSPGMDEPFLSSECVSCGACVQACPTATLNEKAMYEIGTPEHSLVTTCAYCGVGCTFKAEMRGDELVRMVPYKDGKANRGHSCVKGRFAYGYATHKDRILKPMIRSSIHEPWKEVSYEEAIAYAASEFKRIQAKYGRRAVGGITSSRCTNEETYLVQKLIRGAFGNNNVDTCARVCHSPTGYGLSQTYGTSAGTQDFDSVEDSDVILVIGANPTDGHPVFGSRMKKRLREGAKLIIVDPRKIDLVRTPHVEADYHLPLRPGTNVAIVTALAHVIVTEGLVNEDFVRTYCDWEEFQEWAEFVAEERHSPEAVQQYTGVDPALVRGAARLYATGGNAAIYYGLGVTEHSQGSTTVIAIANLAMATGNIGRNGVGVNPLRGQNNVQGSCDMGSFPHELPGYRHVAEDDTRVLFERDWGVKLDDEPGLRIPNMFDAAVDGTFKGMYVQGEDILQSDPDTRHVSAGLGALECLVVQDLFLNETANYAHVFLPGCSFLEKDGTFTNAERRIQRVRKVMAPKNGYADWEVTMMLSKALGYEMDYQHPSEIMDEIARLTPTFTGVSYKKLDELGSVQWPCNEKAPEGTPVMHIGGFVRGKGKFMLTEYVATDERTGPRFPLLLTTGRILSQYNVGAQTRRTANVAWHPEDVLEIHPHDAENRGIRDGDFVRLESRAGSTSLKAVISDRMPTGVVYTTFHHPITQANVITTDFSDWATNCPEYKVTAVQVSPSNGPTQWQEEYEKLSRNSRRIAEAAE, from the coding sequence ATGTCCCTCGTGCATGAAATCGACTACGGCACCCCGGCCTCCAAATCCGAGAAGCTGGTCACGCTCACCATCGACGGCATGAAGGTGCAGGTGCCGGAAGGCACCTCCATCATGCGGGCGGCCATGGAGGTGGGGAACCAGATCCCCAAGCTCTGCGCCACCGACATGCTCGACGCCTTCGGCTCCTGCCGGCTCTGCCTGGTGGAGATCGAGGGCCGCAACGGCACGCCCGCCTCCTGCACCACGCCGGTGGCGGACGGCATCGTGGTGAAGACCCAGACCGAGCGCCTGAAGCAGATCCGCAAGGGCGTGATGGAGCTCTACATCTCCGACCACCCGCTGGACTGCCTGACCTGCTCCGCCAATGGCGACTGCGAGCTTCAGGACATGGCCGGCGTCGTTGGCCTGCGCGAAGTGCGCTACGGCTACGAGGGCGAGAACCACACCAAGCTCGGCAAGGACGAGTCCAACCCCTATTTCACCTACGAGCAGTCGAAGTGCATCGTCTGCAATCGCTGCGTCCGCGCCTGTGAGGAAGTGCAGGGCACCTTCGCCCTCACCATTTCCGGGCGTGGCTTCGGCTCGCGCGTCTCGCCGGGCATGGACGAGCCCTTCCTGTCGTCCGAGTGCGTCTCCTGCGGCGCCTGCGTGCAGGCCTGCCCGACGGCGACCCTCAACGAAAAGGCCATGTACGAGATCGGCACGCCCGAGCACTCGCTGGTGACCACCTGCGCCTATTGCGGCGTCGGCTGCACCTTCAAGGCGGAGATGCGCGGCGACGAGCTCGTGCGCATGGTCCCCTACAAGGACGGCAAGGCCAACCGTGGCCACTCCTGCGTGAAGGGCCGGTTCGCTTATGGCTATGCGACCCACAAGGACCGAATCCTGAAGCCCATGATCCGCTCCTCCATCCACGAGCCGTGGAAGGAAGTGAGCTATGAGGAGGCGATCGCCTACGCCGCCTCCGAGTTCAAGCGCATCCAGGCCAAGTATGGCCGCCGCGCGGTGGGTGGCATCACCTCCTCGCGCTGCACCAACGAGGAAACCTACCTCGTCCAGAAGCTGATCCGCGGCGCCTTCGGCAACAACAATGTCGATACCTGCGCCCGCGTCTGCCACTCGCCCACCGGCTATGGCCTCTCCCAGACCTACGGCACTTCGGCGGGCACGCAGGACTTCGATTCGGTCGAGGACAGCGACGTCATCCTGGTGATCGGCGCCAACCCGACCGACGGGCACCCGGTGTTCGGCTCGCGCATGAAGAAGCGCCTGCGCGAAGGGGCGAAGCTCATCATCGTCGATCCGCGCAAGATCGACCTCGTGCGCACGCCCCACGTGGAAGCCGACTACCACCTGCCGCTGCGCCCCGGCACCAACGTCGCCATCGTCACCGCGCTCGCCCATGTGATTGTCACCGAGGGCCTCGTGAACGAGGACTTCGTGCGTACTTACTGCGACTGGGAGGAATTCCAGGAGTGGGCCGAGTTCGTCGCCGAAGAGCGCCACAGCCCCGAGGCTGTGCAGCAGTACACCGGCGTCGATCCGGCGCTGGTGCGCGGCGCGGCCCGTCTCTATGCCACCGGCGGCAACGCGGCCATCTATTACGGTCTCGGCGTCACCGAGCATTCGCAGGGCTCCACCACCGTCATCGCCATCGCCAACCTCGCCATGGCCACCGGCAACATCGGCCGGAACGGCGTGGGCGTGAACCCGCTGCGCGGCCAGAACAACGTGCAGGGCTCGTGCGACATGGGCTCGTTCCCGCACGAACTGCCCGGCTATCGCCACGTGGCCGAGGATGACACCCGCGTGCTGTTCGAGCGCGACTGGGGCGTGAAGCTGGACGACGAGCCCGGCCTGCGCATTCCCAACATGTTCGACGCCGCCGTGGATGGCACCTTCAAGGGCATGTACGTGCAGGGCGAGGACATTCTACAGTCCGACCCCGACACCCGTCATGTCTCCGCCGGCCTCGGCGCGCTGGAATGCCTCGTGGTGCAGGACCTGTTCCTGAACGAGACGGCCAACTACGCCCACGTCTTCCTGCCCGGCTGCTCCTTCCTGGAGAAGGACGGCACATTCACCAACGCCGAGCGCCGCATCCAGCGGGTGCGCAAGGTGATGGCTCCCAAGAACGGCTATGCCGACTGGGAAGTCACCATGATGCTCTCCAAGGCGCTGGGCTATGAGATGGACTACCAGCACCCGAGCGAGATCATGGACGAGATCGCCCGGCTGACGCCCACCTTCACCGGCGTCTCCTACAAGAAGCTGGACGAGCTCGGCTCGGTGCAGTGGCCCTGCAACGAGAAGGCGCCGGAAGGCACGCCGGTTATGCACATCGGCGGCTTCGTGCGCGGCAAAGGCAAGTTCATGCTCACCGAGTATGTGGCGACCGACGAGCGCACCGGCCCGCGCTTCCCGCTGCTGCTCACCACCGGCCGCATCCTCAGCCAGTACAATGTGGGCGCCCAGACCCGGCGCACCGCGAACGTGGCCTGGCATCCCGAGGACGTGCTGGAAATCCACCCGCACGATGCGGAGAACCGCGGCATCCGCGACGGCGATTTCGTCCGCCTCGAAAGCCGCGCCGGCTCCACCTCGCTCAAGGCCGTGATCAGCGACCGCATGCCCACGGGCGTTGTCTACACGACCTTCCACCATCCGATCACCCAGGCCAACGTCATCACCACCGACTTCTCGGACTGGGCGACCAACTGCCCCGAGTACAAGGTGACGGCGGTCCAGGTGTCGCCCTCCAACGGTCCGACGCAGTGGCAGGAAGAGTATGAGAAGCTCTCCCGCAACAGCCGTCGCATCGCCGAGGCTGCGGAGTGA
- a CDS encoding electron transfer flavoprotein subunit beta/FixA family protein, whose protein sequence is MHIVVCIKQVPDSAQIRVHPVTNTIMRQGVPTIINPYDLFALEAALALRDQHGGEVTVLTMGPPSAEDSLRKALTFGADRAVLLTDRFFAGSDTLATTYALATAVRKIGETFGAPDIVFTGKQTIDGDTAQVGPGIAKRLGLLQLTYVAKIANVDLAGRSIQVERRSEGGVQVLQTRLPCLITMLEATNEIRRGAMADALRAARAEVVIWSAKDAGVEDISKCGLRGSPTIVKRVFAPSARAEKATMVDFSETAPADALIAEIFKRQPKLEDDLAALARGY, encoded by the coding sequence ATGCACATCGTCGTCTGCATCAAGCAGGTTCCTGACTCCGCGCAGATCCGCGTGCACCCCGTGACGAACACCATCATGCGTCAGGGTGTGCCCACGATCATCAACCCTTACGACCTCTTCGCGCTGGAGGCCGCGCTCGCGCTGCGCGACCAGCATGGCGGCGAGGTCACGGTCCTCACCATGGGCCCGCCCTCGGCCGAGGACAGCCTGCGCAAGGCACTCACCTTCGGCGCCGACCGGGCCGTGCTGCTCACGGACCGCTTCTTCGCCGGCTCCGACACGCTCGCCACCACCTATGCGCTGGCCACCGCCGTGCGGAAGATCGGCGAGACCTTCGGCGCGCCGGACATCGTGTTCACCGGCAAACAGACCATCGACGGTGACACGGCGCAGGTCGGCCCCGGCATCGCCAAGCGGCTCGGCCTGCTCCAGCTCACCTATGTGGCGAAGATCGCCAATGTCGATCTTGCGGGCCGCAGCATCCAGGTGGAGCGGCGGTCCGAGGGCGGCGTGCAGGTCCTTCAGACCCGCCTGCCCTGCCTCATCACCATGCTGGAGGCCACCAACGAGATCCGCCGCGGCGCCATGGCCGATGCGCTGCGCGCCGCCCGCGCCGAGGTCGTGATCTGGAGCGCCAAGGACGCCGGCGTCGAGGACATCTCCAAATGCGGCCTGCGCGGTTCGCCCACCATCGTGAAGCGCGTGTTTGCGCCCTCCGCCCGCGCGGAGAAGGCGACGATGGTGGACTTCAGCGAAACCGCGCCGGCGGACGCCCTGATCGCGGAAATCTTCAAGCGCCAGCCCAAGCTCGAGGACGACCTCGCGGCCCTGGCGCGCGGCTACTGA
- a CDS encoding formate dehydrogenase subunit delta, giving the protein MSHSQHHHEHSHGGHAHEGTHKSSDERLVYMANQIATFFSTQPHAEAVDGTRQHIRKFWDPRMRGRVPHLLAEHPSLLPIAREALEGLPASSHN; this is encoded by the coding sequence ATGTCGCATAGCCAGCACCACCACGAGCACAGCCACGGCGGCCACGCCCACGAGGGCACGCACAAGAGCTCGGACGAGCGCCTCGTCTATATGGCGAACCAGATCGCCACCTTCTTCTCCACCCAGCCCCATGCGGAGGCGGTGGACGGCACCCGCCAGCACATCCGCAAGTTCTGGGATCCGCGCATGCGCGGCCGGGTGCCCCACCTTCTGGCCGAGCACCCCAGCCTCCTGCCCATCGCCCGCGAGGCGCTGGAGGGCCTTCCCGCGTCGTCACACAACTGA
- the fdhD gene encoding formate dehydrogenase accessory sulfurtransferase FdhD, producing the protein MTKAPSLSPDDLPEIPDIPEPVRQVARAVWREGEVAQGERTVPEETPVALTYNGTTHAVMMASPIDIEAFALGFSLTEGIIRSSADILSLDVIAVEDGIEARMWIAEERMALLGARRRYLAGPTGCGLCGVESLAEAVKPAAQVAGDLVIEASALLEAMAALGPAQTLNHETRAVHAAGFYQPGTGLLAVAEDVGRHNALDKLVGKVARLPEANPASGVLLLTSRVSIEMVQKAAVLGVPVIAAVSAPTSLAIRTAERAGITLAAIVRSDGFELFTHPRRISLGTNQRQAHVA; encoded by the coding sequence ATGACCAAGGCCCCTTCCCTCTCCCCTGACGACCTGCCGGAGATTCCGGACATTCCGGAGCCCGTCCGGCAGGTGGCCCGCGCGGTCTGGCGCGAGGGGGAGGTCGCGCAGGGCGAGCGCACGGTGCCGGAGGAAACGCCGGTGGCGCTCACCTATAACGGCACCACGCATGCGGTGATGATGGCCTCGCCCATCGACATCGAGGCGTTTGCGCTCGGCTTCTCGCTCACCGAAGGCATCATCCGCTCGTCCGCCGACATCCTCTCCCTCGACGTGATCGCGGTGGAGGATGGCATCGAGGCCCGCATGTGGATCGCCGAGGAGCGCATGGCGCTTCTGGGCGCCCGCCGCCGCTATCTCGCCGGCCCCACCGGCTGTGGCCTGTGCGGCGTTGAGAGCCTCGCGGAAGCGGTGAAGCCGGCCGCGCAGGTGGCGGGGGATCTCGTCATCGAGGCCAGCGCGCTTCTGGAGGCCATGGCGGCGCTGGGTCCCGCCCAGACGCTCAATCACGAGACGCGGGCGGTGCATGCCGCCGGTTTCTACCAGCCCGGCACCGGCCTTCTGGCGGTGGCGGAGGACGTGGGCCGGCACAATGCCCTCGACAAGCTGGTGGGCAAGGTGGCGCGCCTGCCCGAGGCGAACCCCGCCTCCGGCGTGCTGCTGCTGACCAGCCGCGTCTCGATCGAGATGGTGCAGAAGGCCGCCGTCCTGGGTGTGCCGGTCATCGCCGCCGTCTCGGCCCCCACCTCGCTTGCCATCCGCACAGCGGAGCGCGCGGGCATCACCCTGGCCGCCATCGTGCGCAGCGATGGCTTTGAACTCTTCACCCATCCCCGGCGGATCAGCCTCGGGACGAACCAACGGCAAGCCCATGTCGCATAG